TAATCATAATACTAGGGTCAAACATGGGATGGGCTAAAATAGCTCACTCGACTCCTCTCTAATTCTAAGGGGTCGTGCATGCTAATATTATTCTTTgggtaaaaataaatataaatagaCAAAAAGAAATGTTATTATTAAACATATTAGAGATCAAAGTTGACATTTTGAAATTACGACGACAAAAACAAACggttaaaaatataaagactAAGATAATATTTACAAGCGAGATCAACAAACATGCCATATGTGATGCCAATATAATCGATAGTTTTGGAATCTTGGAATAGACAAATCATGTTCACAATTCAATTGGTATATTTTAGACCATAGCTAACATGAGGGAGTGTGTGAACCAATAGACAAATTTAGAtggaaataataatattttattgttGATAAACTGTAGGAGTCATATTGAGATGAAGAAGAGGTTGAAAATATGGACGTACAAAGAAGGAGAGCAGCCATTGGTCCATGATGGGCCGATGAAACACATATACTCAATCGAAGGCCATTTTATTGACGAAATGGACAGTGGAAAAAGCCCATTTTCGGCCCATGATCCAGAAGAGGCCCATGTATTTTTCTTGCCCATAAGTATCGTTTACATTGTGGATTACATCTACAAGCCCATTACGACTTACGCACGTGACCGTCTCGTTCGTATATTCACGGATTATGTGAGGGTGGTAGCTAATAAGTACCCTTACTGGAACCGTACACGTGGAGCAGATCATTTCATGGTCTCCTGCCATGATTGGGTAACTTCCtcatatctctctctctctctctttccttttcaaattgacttcaaaataaaattatatatttttaagggaaattgtcaaaaatataaaaattgaagacaaattaGGTTCACTAAAAGTGAAACTGGTCATTAAATGTTaagatttatatttttaatttaaaattttgttttcactAGATGTTAGAATTAATTTTAGTATTGATGGACAAATATTAAGCTTAATaaactataaatattttaaatattttaattaattgatagccattaaatatttgaaattgaaaaaaagtaTATGGATGAAAATAACTAAAACAAAAAGTAGACtattaaaaagatatttaaagctataatttatttataatcaATGGACGATGAATTGGAGTTAACCAAATTAACATTTTGGAAAGCTTTCAGGCGCCGGAAGTAACAAAAGAAGATCCTAACCTCTTCAAATATTTCATCAGAGTTCTTTGCAATGCCAACACATCCGAAGGCTTCAATCCAATGCGAGATGCATCCTTGCCCGAGATTAACTTACCTCCAACTTTCCACCTCAATCTTCCTCGATCAGGCCAACCGCCTCAGAACCGCTCCATTCTAGCCTTCTTCGCCGGCGGAGCACACGGATTCATCCGCCACGTCTTAATGCAGCATTGGAAAGACAAAGACGATGAAATCCAAGTCCACGAGTACCTTCCTCCAGCCAAAAACTACACCGAATTGATCGATCGAAGCAAATTCTGCCTCTGCCCTAGCGGATACGAAGTTGCAAGCCCTAGGTTAGTGGAAGCAATCCACGGCGGTTGTGTACCGGTGATAATCTCGGATTATTACTCCTTGCCGTTCGATGATGTGCTGGATTGGAGCAAATTCTCGATGCGGATTCCGTCGGAGAGGATTCCGGAGATCAAGAAAATCTTGAGAGGAGTTTCGATGAAGAAGTACTTGAAATTGCAGCGAGGAGTGATGAAAGTGCAGAGACATTTTGAGATTCATCGGCCGGCGAAGGCGTTTGATATGTTTCATATGGTGCTTCACTCCGTCTGGCTTAGACGACTCAATGTAAAGCTTACACATTGATTTGGTATTGGTTTTGCTTTGTGGAATTATACTCGATAGATATACAGTGCAGAGAGAAAAATAGTTATCTAAAATTAAAGAATtcaaaagaaaagggaaaatatTGGAATTACCATAATGCCCCCTGAAATGCCCATGCCAATGCAAAATTATGTGGTATGCTTGTCTTTTACAATATTCTTAGTGGAAATATTCCCCTAACACTATTTAAGAGACTCAATAAGTAATAACTATTTCTTTTGAATACTTCTTATTCTCTTTGATCAGCAAATACAGCAAACTCggtttttaatattttatattaattaaattttattttattataatatttatcattttactctcaaactaaaatagtttatacctcaaacatataatattataacccaaattaaaataattttcaccTGAAACACAAACTACTTATAATTCAACCATAATAATATAGGTATCTACATATAGGTGAGTACGTAATAACCAACTTCTATAATAATATAGGTAAGTACGTAATAACCAACTTctataataatatatgtaaGTACGTAATAACCAACTTCTATGATAATATAGGTAAGTCAGCTTCATGATTTATTATTAAAAGAGTAACTTGTACTTATCACTTCTAAAATATAACGGTAATTGTAATTATATtcttaaattctaaattttaaaaatatagttctcaaactTATACAATGTTaaaattgggtcaaattaaaCCTTCAAATTTACATAATTGtataaattttaacatttgtatAAGTTTAAGGGTCTAATTTTATCATTTGTGAGTCTAAATTTTACGACTATGGTAAGTCTGAGGGTCCAAGAAGTTCAAGGTTTTAATTTTACAACCGAAAGTTTAATAGTGTAATTATAACTATCAATACATACTTAAAAATTGTTGAGATGTTGTGAGTCACACCTATTGTAAGATAGATGAGCTACTCCTCTTATTGTTGattggttttgagatggaaTCTCATACTATCAAACATGGTATCGGAGCCCGTTAAGCCCAAACGAGTATTCGATCAAAGATAGGTGAACCCAAAAAAGCACTATCTTGAGGGGGAATGTTGAGATGTTGTGAGTCTTAGTCAACACACAATTAATCATCCACGTGCGCACAAGTAATCTTcttataaacaatcgtgtactatAGTCTAAACGAATAAACTACTATCGTTTAGGTTAtaatacacgatcatgtagttcttttttaacgatggaaaaacgatcgtgttaaccatGCTAACCATCATATTAACCATGGTAAGTAATCTTTTAAATAATatcaacacaattgtttagaatCTAGATCATTTAAAAcgacaagaaaaaaaatttcaaatttaaagagTCGTGTTGACCATAGTAAACGAGTGTGTTGACAAtgataaacgattgtttagatcatgtcaaaatgatatttatacgatattgatattttcaaatatgaggaagatgaagcaGGTTTAAAGAGTCTTACCGAAAACAATGAAAgtgaaatagaaaatttaaacaaaagaatGAATCATTTATAAACAGAGGAAAGAAAATCTGGAAGAGGTaatgaaaaaatagaaaatgaataaatgacaaaaaaggaagagaagtgACAAATCATTCTCACTATTCAAAcgcaaatatgaaatttatgaaaatattgtttcgaattttgctacttttgttttttattatacACGCCGTAAATATATTTgcgttttgttacatttacgaaaaataatcttaaatttagccatattaaaattattaagatgagataaatttaaactaatttaaaatcaaatcaattattaaatacaaaaaatatttcACAAGCTCAACCAAAATTTGGACTTCATTCCCAAAGTCCTTTAAGGATGCACCCCAAATTCTTAAAAGTTAAGACAAGACAATCTAAACCTACACTCCAAATATAGTACTTATATGCCCAAGCTACCTAAAACTCCAAGCTTAACATTACAAATAGTTTAAGGTGTAATTGCAAATATTATTATAGTCCAGCGATGACTCTTCCaatttacaaaaagaaaaagaaataaaataaaataaaaaaggaaaaaaaaaaaaaagaatatccAAATATAATTTTGGTATGTCATTTCAGTTGAGGTAGAGATGAGCGTGCAAATAAGATACAAATTCAGTGAAGCCCTAAAGCCGAATTCAGTTTACTCCATCGACACAAATTAATTGAAAGTTGGTTCCTACAAGAAGAAcccaatttttaattaaattgataaacCCCGACCTGAAGAACCGACACCGTCGTCCCTACTCCCTCTTCTCCACGACGACTTGTCCAAGACCGACGCATCAAAGCTTCTCAACTCCACCTCCCTCCATGGCCGATAAAGAACCTGAACAAGGAACTATGGCCACTCATTCACCTCAAATTGCTTCTCCTATTCCTTCCGGCGAGAATACTGTTTGGGCCGATGTCTCGCCTCTTCTTGAAGCTGCCTGCCgaggtttcttctttctttattcacttttttttttttgtcatttgatcACACATTGTGATTGCTCCCTTTCACCACTGAGATGTTGATTGCTGTGTCGTTAATTCTTATGTTTTGTGCGAATGCTTGATATACAGAATTTAGTGATTTGATTAGCTTACGGTGTGGTGAACTGTCTTTGTTTCTTAAATCTTCGTGGTTGATACAATAATGATGTATTGCATTGTTTGATCGCTTTATTAGTTTTTAGACTAAAACATTGCTATTTGGCTTTTTACAAGCAGTGAGAGAATGTTAAAGCAGGAAAATGGAATTAATTTAACGTAAATGGAGGCTTTCTGATAATTTAGCTGTATGAGGAGGTAAACGATTGCTAAGGTTATAACTTCCACAATGATTTTGTTTGTTCAGCAATTGATTTTGGAGATAGTTTATTGATTTTTATAGTTTGTATTTTCGTAACGCAGGAATACGTTATTTGTGTATGAGTATCAGATTCATTATTTTGTTAATTCATCGTATTAGTTTTCTACTAATAGACTATGATTGTTGGTAGCCCCTTGATACTCTagttttgttcttctctttatcaACTTGAGCAAGCCGTTTTTGGATTTCATTTGTCTTACAACCATCAATTTAAAATATATCTTGTTTCAGATCTTCAAGATGGGGAACTTATTCATGGAGAGACTTTCAATCTTTTTTCTGCCATGTCTGCTTTAGAGGTACAGCTTCATAGTCTAATATATAAGAAAACTTATATGCAACAGCAGAAAACAAATATTTGGTGTTTTTTTATCACATTCACTGTCTACTCATAATGACAGGTTTCCACCCGTTTGTATTTGCTTTATTTATCAGCCATTAtatggtattttttttaatatctatgAGACCATACTCTATGGGCTTATGCTTCTATTTCTATGTATTGACTTCTATACATAAATTTATTTGCTTTTCCTATGTTCTAAACATAAGTTTATTTGCTTTTCATATGTTCAATAATGTGCTTAGAAGTGAACTTGCTCTGTATTTCTTGGAGCATTTCCTcactttttattgttttatttatcGGCCTTCCTTTGGTTTATATATGTGTATGAGATTCTGGAAATTCTGGGTGGACATTGTCTAGTTACAGCCTATCAGACTGTTATACGGAAGGTCGCATAAATTTTCAACTAGTTATATTTGAACTTTTCGTATGTACCTCTCCTAGATATTAGAAAATCCTCAATCTCAAATCCCTTGTATTGATGGTGAATGCCTGTAGTCCCCTACTCCCAACAAGTTGCTGTTTGGGATCATGGAGCTATTTTCATTATACTATGTCACTTGATTTACTTTTTCTCGCATTATACCAACATATTGTTGATTGTTTTGAATTTTCCTTTTTAGTAGATAATGGATCCAAAAATGGATTCGGGTATGATATGTAAGTACTATTCTGTTGATGAAGCTATTGAGAATGGTGCCGCTCCTATTCCTCTGAGCTTTGATAGAACGGTTGATGTTCAGTGCAATATTGATATCATGGACCATCTTCTATCTTGTGAGGTACTCCCTTTTCCAATGTGCTTATTATGAccataatttttaatttgaaacaAAGATATTATTTTACAATTTATTGCGTGACGTTGCCTTGGTTGTTTTGAGAATTGTGCATTCAGTTCCTGACTTTCCTATAAGAATTCCTGTGCATATGAAGAGACTCCAGGCAGTATGCCTTCCCCCCCtctttattttttacttttttattttatttgtattagTATTGGAGATGAGCGTGTTTCTCTACTCTCATGATTGTTATGAGAACTTTTCTAATTTGTATTGACAGGttattttgttctttctttATAAAACACACCATTTGGGAAAAGCATACAAGTGACGTTAGCTTCTTTAAACAGCATCATTTGTATTGAGCCATTTGGAAAATAAATGCTATTTGGGTTATCATTTTGATGTACTTCTCACTAAGTAAATGAAAAGAATTTCAGTTTACCAAAAAAAGAACCCTCTCCatctttcattcttcctctcaAATGCAACTTCCAACAAAGATAACCCTCATCCTGCAGGCCACAAGTCCTGGGCTGGAGCTCCTGAAGTGTCAGCCCCCTCTTACTCTAAAATTTGATTGAAGCATCACTAGCGCCCCCGTGGAACTTAGGGAGGACCAAAAGCTGGAACAAGCTTAGCAATGTGAGACCATGGACTTATTGGAAGAGTAATTGTGCGAATGTCCTTGTGTGAACTTTCCAATGTAGTCcgtctctttttcttcttcttttttttgctAGTAATCACTTCATACCAAACAGAATTAGGTTTCCAAAGAAACATCCTTAACCATACGCAACACAGAACAATGTTTTTCTGTTTGATGTTTTCATATATTCCCAATGTGTAAACATTCATTCATATGAGGAGGACCACACTCCGTCTAACGAAATGAGTCAAATGACTACCCCTTGGTGGCTGAAAGAAGAAGGGGAGGCTGGAGAGAGAACCATGCTTCTTTtcctatatgtatatatacacatatattatttatttattattattatttgaattgtTTGGGTGATATTTGCAGGCACCGTGTCTCTGAGTTTTAAGTGATTTTTTGTTTCTTAAGTATAGATAAGGGAAATAAGATATTAGATAAATATAAGGCCCTTTGGCTGTTGATTCGATGCTATGTCTATTGGAGACTTTATGATGCTATGTATAAAGGAAATTTTATTGGATACACTCCCTAAGGTCCCTTGCTTCTATTGAGGCTATGTTTAATGGTTGAGGAGTGTGGTCAAGTTCCAAATATACATTTCTACCAACAAATAGAAGTAAAGTACATATGCTTGCTTTTTATAGTAAACCTGCTGTTTAATTTTTTACTCTTTTAAGTTCCTCCATTAATTAAGCTGTGACCTTGCATAACAGGCTACATGGCATAAGGGTCACTCATTGGCACAGACTGTCTTCTCGTGCATTTATCTTCTGAGGCCTGACAGAACAAGTTCACATGCATTATTGCATTCCTATTGCAGTGTCATACGTGCAACTTGCAAGGCAGTTATTGCAGTTGTCTCGGATGCACGAACACATGAAGTAAAGTATTCAAACAGTTCTTCGACTCTGCTTTTCTTCCTTTCAATTGAATGTACTGTTCTTAAAGGGTTTGtattttcattaaatttttattttatgacGTAATAATACGTGGGTGGGTTTactaaatgaaaaaaattgagGAATTAGCGCAATAAATTGAAGATACTTTATGGAATTCCCATATCTTTCTTAGTTTGAAGCATCATCCCTTACTATTTTCCCCAAATATCTATAATCATCTCACCTTTTTTTCGCAGGAAGAGGATCTTTTCATAATGGCATATGGTCTTCCTTTGAGTGGGGATGGAGATGACAAATGCTTATCAAGGCTAAACGCTGTTGAAGAAACAATTTGCCGCCAATTGCGGGCTTGTAAATCCCCATTATTGAAAAATAGAGCACCAGAAGGCAATCTACTCATTCCCTCATTCGGTGCTTGGTAGTTTAGTTTATTAGTCataatggtatattttgttatatagaCCTGATCTACGTGTATAGTGCCCATGAACATTGACTAGCTAAATTTTACTAGTGGACTTGTGTACATAAAATAGAGGCCGGAATGACAGAAAAATGAGAATTAGCTCCATCAAGATTTTTAATTTCAATGTTCGGTGACTTTTTTTATCATTGTTTTGCATAgtattattaataaagaggtCAGTGGTCATGAATCATTTTCCCCTTTTTCTGTCTGATATTTGTTTGGGTGTGCGTCTatacatgtatgtgtgtgtgtgtataatGGTTTATTTGTTTAGCTTTTCAACAAGAAGCAAGTAGGtctttcaaaaattaaaaaaagaaaagaaaagaaaagataacaGAAGAAGCAAGTAGGTTACCAAAACCTAGAAGAAGACTACAAGAGAGATGGAGCTTATAAATTCTGCAATTTACTTGTAAGCACTGGTTGGACAATTGGTCATAGAACATTGCATGACCTAAATGTGGTTGTTGAACTCGATAGTATAGCTAAATAGGTGGCCACTAGCTACTGAGTTTCTGCACATTTCCCGAAGTGCTTTCACCTTTTCAATTGATCAATGTCATTGCAAATTCGTGGTGTTAAATCTCCCCCTATCATTTGAAGCTTTATGTCTTCATTATTTCTATTTTTCCCATTTCTATGGAACTGGATCTGCTTGTTAATTTAGGAAtctcaaatattctttttttacttgCCCTTTTTACAGATGTAGAACCATTACAAAATTCTTTCGATCTGGAAGAGCACTACTGTAGGGCTCTGTTATGTCGCCTGCGCTTCCGTAAGGTCTTAACCAGTGTATTCTAATGGTCAATTTTTCTTTGGATTGCTATCTTGCATATAACCTTAATTAATGCATGCTTAAGTATGAGGTTGACTTTTGAGATGTTTACATGGTAATGGTGTTCGTCTTCAAGATTTCTTTATTAGGAAGCATATTGACCATCTATCATGATTGAATAAAACCCTTGTGTATCTTGTCAAGTTGATGATTCTTATTCCAAAAGATAGCATTGTCTATTTCATAGGCTAATACGGGTATCTAATGCATGTAGATTTGGGATAGTTGGAAAGTTGATGAACTTCTAAATTTGGGAGCGAGGAATGATCGAGTGTTTAGAGGTAGGAAAATTGACTAAAATGAGGTTTGGTCTTTAGCGAGATTTCATGTGTCCCTTGGACTTCGGTTTCGAAGGCCGTTTCTAACTATTCCCTAAGTAATATTTTACTTAGTTGGAACCCTTCTTTTAGGTGAGTGTTTTTGTGAGCTTGTTTTTTCTGGATGCCCTTgcattctttcatttttttttccaatgaaAGTTGTTACTTTTCTAAAAAACCTTTACAAAAAGAATATAGGAAGATGAAGCAGGATAACAGGAACTCATGTTTCctgtaaaagaaagaaagaaagaaagaaaaaacactGAGGCAAGGATATAGGATTTTTCTTATGAGAAACACTCAATCATAATTTCATTGATGGTATGGAATTACAAAAGGGCAATAGGTGTTGTGTGGGATTACATAATGGTATTCTACTGTGAAATAAGAGATGTAAGGTCATGATCATTAAAAAAAGGTTGTGAATTTACACCAAGAAAGCAATGTATACAAAAGGTGATAAAAAAGGAACGAATTATGTCTCTCTATCTCTAAAGATACATTGATACCATTCATTCTGGATGAGCCAAAGTAATGCTTTGATGTTGAAGGTCCACACGATTGCTTCGTTATTCTTGAACAGATGACCAATGATAAGCATACCCAAGAGGAAAAGGGGTCATTTGGGAAGACCACTTGATAGTTGAAGCACAATAAGATTCTCACCCAAAATGATTGAGCATAGTCACAAAAGACCAGTATGTCATAATGGATTCACCACATTGGTGACATAGAACACACCAGTTTGGGGCAGATATGATCCAAGGGGCCTTTTTGATAAGAACATTAATTGTATTAATGCTTCCAAGACTGACCTTCCACAAGAAGAGCCACATCTTTTTGGGAACAGGACCTCCCAAAATATTCTTACATAGGAAAGCATTCTGATCAATGCTACAAGAGGAAAGTTGATGTGCGAGCAATTTTGAAGTAAATTGGGTAGATTTGTCCAGATTCCATCTCCATGTGTCATCCACTGCAGGCCTATTTGGGGGCAATATTAATGTTGATAATACTGACTATTCAACAATCTCAACATCACTAAAGTTGTGTCTCAACCTAAGGTCCCATGCTTCATAAACAGAGGTCCAGCAGTGAGCAATGGAGGCCTTCAGCAAGGTTATAGGACTTCAAATTATATCATAAAAAAGACTAAAATAACAACCTAGAGGGGATTAGGGATGAGGGGCCCCTAGGCCCAAGGAGGAGGAACGAAGCAGTTGCAGGACTTTCAACCAAGAGCTATTTCATAAAAATCTGTCATTTAGTTTTACATTTTGTGTACTTGAATAGGTGCTTAATCTATCTATGAAATGTACATCTATGTTCGTGGTGATGTATGCTTCATTTTCAAGCTATTTTGTTTGgacctattattattattacaacaattttttttattatgaacaattactttcattgagaaagaatgaaagaatacatGGGCAAACAAAAAATCTACCCACAAAAGTGCCCTTTGGAGAAAGTGTCTCCAATTAAGAATAATGTTGACTAGTGAATAATTACAAAAGGTTCTTGAAAATGAAACCCGAAGAGAAACATGAAACTTCACCAAAGGACAAGAGATCATCAGGATTCCCTTTTCACACCCTTAAACACTCTGTTATTTCTTTCCCCCAAATATCCCATAATTGAGAGCACACTGAGTGAGCTCCAAGAAACACCCCAGAGGGCCAAAAGAACCTATTTTATTTGAACCTTTTACTTGGGTATCTCATTTATGATGCTTTTATTATTTACGATGCACTAGTTCTGGTCACTGAATGCTTTGAAGTCATTTGTATTGGCTCTTCTCTACTTGTCAACTGGTGTTGTCCCCATTCATTTTCACCTCGTTTACATGCCTAGGTTGCAATGTGTTCATGGTCCAGTTCAGGTTTTCGGGGAAGGGGTTGTGGATAAACTAGTGCAGTCCATATGAAGTAGGAATTTTTTATTATGCAAGTTCCTTTATGAAATTTCTTGTATACCTGTACACAGGTGCAGAAGATGAAGAATATGTGTAAGCTTTTAAATGTGCTTAGTTCCTTACATATTAGCAACAAGATGTTACTTGTCTGTTTTTTTCTCCTACGTTGTATGGTCTTGTTTCCCATCTAAAGTATTGAGATAGAAGACATTTCTTAATCTTGTTTTATTACAGAAGTTGTCTCCTTTTATCTTAAGTCATGACTTTTGCTCTAGATGTTTGCATTTAGTTTGTACTATTTATATTGTATAATCTGCTCTATTTCAACCTCTTTGCTTTTCTTTCAGCATTTCTACCATGTCCTTGCGTGTATGAGGCGGCCTCAGGGCAGAGGTTTAGAGTTGGCAAGAAAACATATAGCTTCCTGTTTGTTGGAACTAGATTTGATCCGCAATTCATCCACTTTTCTTAGCAATAGTAGTTTTGGAATTAGCAAAGACGATTTGGAGGATACAACAACTGCTTCAGGCCGTCAACCGATAGGATTTGATTCTAGTTTGAACTGTAGATTGTCTGCCCCTACTCCACCACGTGCAATCAAACTACTTAGTTGGAAAAAGGTGAGAAAATTGGACCTATATTGTAGACTTAACTATAACCGTTTATCATATGACATGGTGTAATTTCCTAGCAGGCATTAGATTATTTTGTGAAACTGCTCCGTGACCTAGATAATATATGTTCGTATTCATTGGACACATTTCTGGAAGGTGTTTTCCGCTTTGTGGTTCAGTTCCAGAAAAGCCAGCCTGATTTGGTTGCTAGATCTCTCCTTCAGGTTTGATTCATAACTTACATTTGGTTCCTCTCTATTCCTCTATTGCATAGTTCATAATTGATGATTATTTACTTTTTCTCAAAGAATTGAAGAGGGATTTAGGAAAGACTATGGTTGATGAATGATGGTTGTTTCTTCAATAATTTTTCAGTTATGATTCAATGGGTTTTTGGAAAAAACTATATTGTTTTAAAGACAATCAAAGATTTTCTACTGTAAAAAGCTCTAACATTCTTGCTGCTAGGTTACCTAAATTCATCATAATAATAGGCTTGATATTGATTTGAAATTATTGAAATATGACCTTTTATGTTCTTCTGACAAACATACACTAAATCTTGTGATGGGACCAGGATGATTATCGACTGTGCTTAGTTGGGTGAACCAAAATTGTCCAATCTTTTAACTTGCCTCAGCCATCTAGAGAACCATCAGTGGAAAATATTTCCACTTCATAATTATGAGCtcattgctttttttttttttttttctcttgtagTCTTGTTCCACATTTTAACTGACTTCAGTGCTTCAATTAGATCGTCCTTTTGAACTGTCTGCATAATCTTGCAACTCAACTTAGTTGGGGAAAAATAATCAAACTTTGTAGGCCGGGGGGTGATGTCGAAGACCTGTCCATGACTTTCAGAGCTTTCAATTATTGTTAATGAATTTTCTCTTGCATTACTTAAAAAGTGTTCTAAGTTTCAAAGAAATAACTATACTAATTTAAGGTTCTTGCTAATACGTGTATTATTTCTAAATTCTCAACTACAAAAGTTCTTGATCAGTTCCTTCTGGTTCAAGATGGAAAGCTCTATGGGAGGGAGCCTCTATATGCAGTGATCACCAAAGCTGCAGGACTGCCCGAATCTGCCAAAAACCATGAAAATCTAAAGAACCAATACATTGTACAACTAGGACAGGTTTGGATGACAATTActatgttattttttctttttcttttttttttctttttggtctAATCTTAATGGCCCTTAGCTGTTTTAAATGCCTGATTCAGTTCCAACATCTTTGAGTGGCTAAATGTAATAGCTCCATCACATGATTTTCTTTATGGGGAGAGAGGAATGACAAGTGTTTAGAGGTGTGGAGAGGGACCATGGTGATGTTTGGTCCTTGATGAGGGT
The sequence above is drawn from the Cucumis melo cultivar AY chromosome 2, USDA_Cmelo_AY_1.0, whole genome shotgun sequence genome and encodes:
- the LOC103487411 gene encoding uncharacterized protein LOC103487411 isoform X4 — its product is MDPKMDSGMICKYYSVDEAIENGAAPIPLSFDRTVDVQCNIDIMDHLLSCEATWHKGHSLAQTVFSCIYLLRPDRTSSHALLHSYCSVIRATCKAVIAVVSDARTHEEEDLFIMAYGLPLSGDGDDKCLSRLNAVEETICRQLRACKSPLLKNRAPEDVEPLQNSFDLEEHYCRALLCRLRFRKHFYHVLACMRRPQGRGLELARKHIASCLLELDLIRNSSTFLSNSSFGISKDDLEDTTTASGRQPIGFDSSLNCRLSAPTPPRAIKLLSWKKALDYFVKLLRDLDNICSYSLDTFLEGVFRFVVQFQKSQPDLVARSLLQFLLVQDGKLYGREPLYAVITKAAGLPESAKNHENLKNQYIVQLGQLVINLLKVLCTNSAWQRRKLGKILQDWRVIYMQMEMAFKKDIAEIVSISNGENAWMKIFQHILIWVEEQTYWISSRFLVLGFELELYSPGDYCMVYWYLSVVLIKLVEKIHLRALMSNETGKRKGKKKGASKDIGKDFRIPPAVSFLQCQICLAEGLVMMLAALRNEHMIAQSPSPFNSEYERFFQHFELLQKACIPDNITYDSYEQSTRLARISNLVTYNCFKDAQKIAKELKSSFSNDPEKLVELQRIEQVAEHNSVALNLIHKVGGLDPSLKISFEFNHHPYFGTALVKRS
- the LOC103487411 gene encoding uncharacterized protein LOC103487411 isoform X5, which codes for MDHLLSCEATWHKGHSLAQTVFSCIYLLRPDRTSSHALLHSYCSVIRATCKAVIAVVSDARTHEEEDLFIMAYGLPLSGDGDDKCLSRLNAVEETICRQLRACKSPLLKNRAPEDVEPLQNSFDLEEHYCRALLCRLRFRKHFYHVLACMRRPQGRGLELARKHIASCLLELDLIRNSSTFLSNSSFGISKDDLEDTTTASGRQPIGFDSSLNCRLSAPTPPRAIKLLSWKKALDYFVKLLRDLDNICSYSLDTFLEGVFRFVVQFQKSQPDLVARSLLQFLLVQDGKLYGREPLYAVITKAAGLPESAKNHENLKNQYIVQLGQLVINLLKVLCTNSAWQRRKLGKILQDWRVIYMQMEMAFKKDIAEIVSISNGENAWMKIFQHILIWVEEQTYWISSRFLVLGFELELYSPGDYCMVYWYLSVVLIKLVEKIHLRALMSNETGKRKGKKKGASKDIGKDFRIPPAVSFLQCQICLAEGLVMMLAALRNEHMIAQSPSPFNSEYERFFQHFELLQKACIPDNITYDSYEQSTRLARISNLVTYNCFKDAQKIAKELKSSFSNDPEKLVELQRIEQVAEHNSVALNLIHKVGGLDPSLKISFEFNHHPYFGTALVKRS
- the LOC103487411 gene encoding uncharacterized protein LOC103487411 isoform X6, with amino-acid sequence MSLCELSNATWHKGHSLAQTVFSCIYLLRPDRTSSHALLHSYCSVIRATCKAVIAVVSDARTHEEEDLFIMAYGLPLSGDGDDKCLSRLNAVEETICRQLRACKSPLLKNRAPEDVEPLQNSFDLEEHYCRALLCRLRFRKHFYHVLACMRRPQGRGLELARKHIASCLLELDLIRNSSTFLSNSSFGISKDDLEDTTTASGRQPIGFDSSLNCRLSAPTPPRAIKLLSWKKALDYFVKLLRDLDNICSYSLDTFLEGVFRFVVQFQKSQPDLVARSLLQFLLVQDGKLYGREPLYAVITKAAGLPESAKNHENLKNQYIVQLGQLVINLLKVLCTNSAWQRRKLGKILQDWRVIYMQMEMAFKKDIAEIVSISNGENAWMKIFQHILIWVEEQTYWISSRFLVLGFELELYSPGDYCMVYWYLSVVLIKLVEKIHLRALMSNETGKRKGKKKGASKDIGKDFRIPPAVSFLQCQICLAEGLVMMLAALRNEHMIAQSPSPFNSEYERFFQHFELLQKACIPDNITYDSYEQSTRLARISNLVTYNCFKDAQKIAKELKSSFSNDPEKLVELQRIEQVAEHNSVALNLIHKVGGLDPSLKISFEFNHHPYFGTALVKRS